One window of Mixophyes fleayi isolate aMixFle1 chromosome 3, aMixFle1.hap1, whole genome shotgun sequence genomic DNA carries:
- the LOC142142662 gene encoding apolipoprotein L3-like isoform X1, which yields MASKPEDMLKPIIRHFEEFTQVWTPLMRMIEDCLKDLLCIADDIDKYHKGATIASVTGSTFGIAGGITTIVGLALAPVTLGVSLIVSGVGIGVAVAGGVTGAAASIADTVNIKNKCNTVQKIVMDINEKLLIIEKISENIKRTLEALKSMLGEKHTKNIRKIGERGAFLAVEITRLAQLGRVSAAATRGVQLVAQGAQAARALSGVFAAVFILVDAAFVVKGAVDLHKGSKTKAAAEIREIAHKLKKTFDDLKEQDKIMHREHSRFLIEKLNGKHTELQLEYFSSKEDI from the coding sequence ATAATTAGACATTTTGAAGAGTTTACACAAGTATGGACACCATTGATGAGAATGATTGAAGATTGCCTTAAAGATTTGCTCTGTATCGCTGATGACATAGACAAGTACCATAAAGGAGCCACCATTGCCAGTGTCACAGGAAGTACATTTGGAATAGCCGGAGGAATCACCACTATTGTAGGCCTAGCCTTGGCTCCGGTTACACTTGGTGTATCTCTGATTGTCAGTGGTGTTGGCATTGGTGTGGCTGTGGCTGGAGGGGTCACTGGAGCAGCGGCTTCTATAGCTGATactgtaaatattaaaaataaatgcaatactgTACAGAAGATTGTTATGGACATTAATGAGAAGTTGCTTATAATTGAAAAGATTTCTGAAAATATCAAACGTACATTGGAAGCTCTTAAGTCTATGCTGGGTGAGAAACACACAAAGAATATCagaaaaattggggagagaggtgCATTCCTGGCAGTAGAGATAACTAGATTGGCTCAGCTGGGCAGAGTATCTGCAGCTGCAACTAGAGGGGTCCAGTTAGTAGCTCAGGGGGCTCAGGCAGCCAGAGCTCTTTCTGGAGTTTTTGCTGCAGTGTTCATATTGGTTGATGCTGCTTTTGTGGTAAAGGGAGCAGTAGACCTACACAAAGGTAGCAAAACAAAGGCAGCTGCAGAGATAAGAGAAATTGCtcacaaactaaaaaaaacatttgatgaCCTGAAAGAGCAAGATAAAATAATGCATAGGGAACATTCCAGATTCTTAATAGAGAAATTGAATGGGAAGCACACTGAATTACAACTTGAATATTTCTCATCCAAGGAAGATATATAA
- the LOC142142662 gene encoding apolipoprotein L3-like isoform X2 — MRMIEDCLKDLLCIADDIDKYHKGATIASVTGSTFGIAGGITTIVGLALAPVTLGVSLIVSGVGIGVAVAGGVTGAAASIADTVNIKNKCNTVQKIVMDINEKLLIIEKISENIKRTLEALKSMLGEKHTKNIRKIGERGAFLAVEITRLAQLGRVSAAATRGVQLVAQGAQAARALSGVFAAVFILVDAAFVVKGAVDLHKGSKTKAAAEIREIAHKLKKTFDDLKEQDKIMHREHSRFLIEKLNGKHTELQLEYFSSKEDI; from the coding sequence ATGAGAATGATTGAAGATTGCCTTAAAGATTTGCTCTGTATCGCTGATGACATAGACAAGTACCATAAAGGAGCCACCATTGCCAGTGTCACAGGAAGTACATTTGGAATAGCCGGAGGAATCACCACTATTGTAGGCCTAGCCTTGGCTCCGGTTACACTTGGTGTATCTCTGATTGTCAGTGGTGTTGGCATTGGTGTGGCTGTGGCTGGAGGGGTCACTGGAGCAGCGGCTTCTATAGCTGATactgtaaatattaaaaataaatgcaatactgTACAGAAGATTGTTATGGACATTAATGAGAAGTTGCTTATAATTGAAAAGATTTCTGAAAATATCAAACGTACATTGGAAGCTCTTAAGTCTATGCTGGGTGAGAAACACACAAAGAATATCagaaaaattggggagagaggtgCATTCCTGGCAGTAGAGATAACTAGATTGGCTCAGCTGGGCAGAGTATCTGCAGCTGCAACTAGAGGGGTCCAGTTAGTAGCTCAGGGGGCTCAGGCAGCCAGAGCTCTTTCTGGAGTTTTTGCTGCAGTGTTCATATTGGTTGATGCTGCTTTTGTGGTAAAGGGAGCAGTAGACCTACACAAAGGTAGCAAAACAAAGGCAGCTGCAGAGATAAGAGAAATTGCtcacaaactaaaaaaaacatttgatgaCCTGAAAGAGCAAGATAAAATAATGCATAGGGAACATTCCAGATTCTTAATAGAGAAATTGAATGGGAAGCACACTGAATTACAACTTGAATATTTCTCATCCAAGGAAGATATATAA